The following nucleotide sequence is from Peribacillus sp. ACCC06369.
GCCAATTCAAAATAGCCTTGCTTTCCGCCTTTCATAGCCCCCGTGAAAGCTCCTTCTGCATACCCGAATAACTCACTTTCCAATAAATTTTCGGGAAGCGCAGCGCAATTAATGGCTACAAACGGGTTATTTTTCCGGTTGCTATGATTATGTATGCTTTGGGCGAATATTTCCTTGCCCGTTCCCGTTTCTCCAATTATAAGAATGTTTGAATCTACTTCACTATAATGTTGAGCAGTTTCAATCGTCCTCTTAATTTCGGAACTCCGGTACAATATATCATCAAAGGTGTACTTAGCCACATGTCCACGTGAATGAATCTTTCTAAAGAACTTCCCTTCCATCTCCTGAATGCGTGTAACATCTTGAAAGGCAACCATATCCCCCACTTTTTTACCTTTTAAAAATATCCCAACTTTTTTAACCGATAATTGAATGGCTTGGTAAGCAACGATATCTTTTTCGTATTCATTGTCACTTAACAGCATATTACGAAATTTTCCGTCCTTTATGATATCGTATATAGAATTTCCAATTAAGCTCCCCTTGGAAATGGATAATATCTCCTGAGCCGCCGTATTAAATACAGATATTTGTCGTTTTAAATCTATTGCAATAACCCCTTCATAGGCATAATTAAGAATCGTTTGGTAACGCTTGGTCTTCTCCTGTTCCCTTCTGCTGACAAGAGCTACTCTTTTCGCCTCAATCAACGCCTGCCGAAATGATTCCTTTCCAGTGTCAACAAGAATGGCTCCCAACCCTATCTCTTCAGCATAGTTACAGGTACTTAAACCACTTAACACCACCTCACAGCCATCTCTGGCTGCTAAATCCACTAAACTAACTGAGGACTCGATATCATTCAATATATAGGACTGAATTGGCAAATCAACGATATCCGAAAGGTTTTCCACGCCATAAATCATATTCAGCGCTCCTATAACGGCCACTTTTTTACTGCCAAAACGTGCCTTGCAATCATAAAGGGAACGAATGAGGTCAATACCTTGTACAGGTATATCAACGATAGGAATAGATTCATTGCTTTCTTTTAATAGTTTTGTGATTAATCCCCTTGAGATGATTACATCCGCATCAAGCTTCAACTTCCCAATCTTATCGGCATCCTCAACTACCTCCTCTAAAACAAACTTCACTGAACCGTTATCATTGTTTTCTGATTCTTCCAACTGGTTGAATTCCTCAAACCTTTCAAAAGCATCCGTAATATACCCTTTTCGAGGAACAACGAGTTTAATTTTTATCAAAACGCCAACCTCCAACGTAAAATCATTTTGGTTTATTGGATATAATCTCAAGCAACCTGATAGTTAAGCCCTAGTCAAACCAGGGTGTGTTTAATCGAGATGGCTAAGTATGCCAAGCAAATGTTTTCGTTCAGAATTATATATATCATTTTTAAAATCACTTTTGAAGAACAAAAAACCCTGTTACCATGGGTTTTTTCGTCAATAAACGACCTTTTCACTTTTAATTTACACCCTAGTATTCGAATTGTTATTGATAGCAGATTATTCTTTCAATAAGAGTCACATTCAAATTACCCTACTCACCTTTTTCTTCTTGGAATGTTTATTTTTCCCCTGCTTATCATCACTGTAATAAGCTTTTACCATTAACAACAGTATGAAGATTTCTTAAAGTTTTAATTATTTAGTGATTCAATGAAATCTAAAACTGAATTAAAAATGCTAGCCCCCTCTTTGCTGTATAAAAAAATTACCTGGCATATAAATCATTTTATTTGGTATAATTTTCATTCCTTTCTCGACAATAGGACTATATTCCTTATATTCTTCATACAAACGTGGAATTCCTTTTGGTTTTATAGTTACTGACATTAAAATTAGTCTACAAACACATAACCCCGTTCAAGAAATCCTGAACGGGGTTTTACAATATACACGATCTGTTTCATTTTGAGTATTTGAGGTCTTGGAGCTTTGTTGTCAATCAACGTAGAACTATTCATTCAAGGAGGTTCTACTTACGAACTTAAAACTGGATCAGCAATGACAAGGATTTTCCCGGACTTGATACCCTCCATATATTGATCGACTTCGGCTTCCTCCAGTCCCATATCCAATAATGGCTTTCTCAATCCGCCTGCTCCCGATGCTGCCCCGGCTGCTGCTCCGCCAAAAGTGGCAAAAATCGGTCCTGCCGCCAATATTGGACCAATTCCTGGTATGGCTAATGCACTCATTCCAATAAGGAGGCCTGTCAACCCGACAGCTCCGCCGGCTGCTGCCCCAGCAACTAATCCATCAGTCTTTGCCGGGCTGACTTCCTCAGCTTCATTGGGTAATTTATCAATGTTTTTTGCCACTACTGATATTTGATCGGATGTATATCCTTGTTCCTTTAAATTTTTGACTGCTGAATTCGCTTCATTTTCATTTTCATATATTGCTATAAACCTCTTGTCCATGGTATCTGCTCCTTTAAAAGTAATGTACTATACAATACCCTTAATTGAGTTTCAATAACCTTCTATGAAAAAAATGAAATTCACTCCCGGATTTGCCCTTGGCCATAAATGAAGTACTTGCTTGATGTCAAGGCCGGTAAACCCATAGGTCCACGTGCATGGAGCTTTTGTGTGGAAATGCCGATTTCTGCGCCATAACCAAATTCAAAACCGTCGGTAAAACGGGTGGAAGCATTATGATAAACTGCTGCCGCATCCACTTTATTCAAAAATACGGTAGCGTTTTGTTCATCTCTCGTCAGGATTGCTTCGGAATGCTTGGTACCGTATCGATTAATGTGTTCAATGGCATCCGAAACACCTTTTACAATTTTTACGCTGATTTTTAATGCTAGGTACTCTGTAGACCAATCATCCTCCGTAGCTTTTTTCGCTCCTGGAAAAGCGCTGCAAATCGCTTCGTCTCCGTATACTTCGATACCTTTTTCGTCTAGGATTGCCAAAAGCCGCTTACCATTTTCTTTAAACCATTTTTCGTGAATAAGAAGGCTCTCAATTGCATTGCATACGGAAGGGCGGTGCGTTTTACCGTTTAAGACAATTTTCTCGACCATCGTGATCTCTGCTGTCTGATCGATGAATATATGGCAATTGCCTGCTCCTGTTTCAAGGACGGGAACAGTGGACTCCTTAATGACCGTTTCTATTAAATTCTTTCCGCCGCGAGGAATCAAAACATCTAAATACTCATTAAGATGAAATAGTTCTTTTGCGGTTTCACGGCTCGTATCCTCGATTAACTGAACTGCTTCCATAGGAATCTCCGTATTCTCTAAAGCTTTATGGATGGAAGAGACTAGTGCCATATTGGAGTATTTGGCTGACGAGCTACCTCTTAAGAGGACCGCATTCCCCGTTTTCAAGGATAGTGTAGCTGCATCGATGGTCACATTCGGCCTAGCTTCATAAATCATTCCGATTACACCGATCGGAACTCTTAACTTTTTAATCAATAACCCATTTTCTTTTTCGATAGTCTCCAATTTCTCTCCAATAGGATCCTTTAAATCGATTAAAAGTCTAATTGCCGCTGCCATGTCATCAATACGGTTAACATTTAACATGATTCGATCTAAAGTAGACTCACTGAAGCCCTTTTTCCTGCCTTCTTCCAGATCCTTTTGGTTTTCTTTTATCAAAAGATCTTTATCGATAACAAGTTGCTTAGCAATTTTCCCAAGTGCCTCGTTCTTCTTATCCGTTGTTAATCCAATTAGCTGATAACTGGCTTTTTTGGCTGCCTTTCCTTTCGCAGTCACTTCACTCATTTTCAAATGCCCCCTTTTCCTTCGCTAATATTTATAAGCTATGCCTTTACCCATTTATCACGATGGATCACTTCGATGGAAGTGATCACAAGCTCGGTTGTCCGCTTGCCCATCGCCTGTTTTAATTCTTCGTCGGAATAAAGGACCTCACCCCGCCCCAATAATCCATTTGCACCAAAGACTTCGACGACATCGCCCTTATTGAAAACTCCTTTAATTTCATAAATTCCAGCTGGCAGCAGACTGCTGCCATTTGAAACTAAAGCCTTTTCGGCACCTTCATCAACGAAAATTTTTCCGGATACTTGTGAATGAAGGGATATCCACTGTTTGTTTTTCGTTACCGTCGTCATGACATCATTCCCAATATATGTGCCATCACCGTTGCCTTCTAGGATTGTGAGAAGTTTTTCACTCCCCGCACCAGATCCGATGAATACTTTCACTCCAAGAGACAATGCAGTTTGGGCTGCTATCAACTTCGATTTCATTCCACCGGTTCCAACATTAGAGCCCGCACCTTCTGCCATTTGCAATAAATCCGCCGTTACTTCGGATAGCTTTTCAAATCGTTTCGCCCCTGGATTTGTCTGTGGATTGGAATCATAGAGCCCATTAATGTCCGTTAATATGATCAGGTTGCTGGCATGGACCAACCCGCTTACTAAGGCGGATAGCATATCGTTATCACCGAAAGTCAACTCCTCGACTGATACTGTATCATTTTCATTTATAATCGGAAGGATGCCGCGTTCAAGCAATTCCATCAATGTCGCATATGCATTTTTATATCTATCTTTTTTCGAGAAATCTTTCCGTGTTAATAATATTTGCGCCGGAACGATCCCAAATCGACCTAATTGTTCCATATATGATTGAATCAATAGGCTTTGCCCTACAGCTGCAGCAGCTTGTTTTCCTTTGAGAGTGACAGGTCTCGTAGGATAACCGAGCTTGCGGAAACCTGTCGCTACGGCACCTGATGAAACAAGGACAACTTCATGTCCCGCTTTCCTTAATGCTGCAACTGCCTGGATATGATCGGAAAATTTTTTTTGGTCGATTTCACCTTTTGTGTTGGTTAAAGAACTACTTCCTATCTTTACTACGATGCGTTTCTTTTCCATCGGTTTTTTCCTCCAATAAATATCTTAGACATGAAAAAAAGCCCTTTTCATCCTCGAAATAAGGACGAAAAGGGCTGCTCTCCGTGGTACCACCTTCATTGAATGCAAGTTCATGCATTCCACTTTGCCTGATAACGCCAGGATTTGCGCCTATGTTTTGCATAGGACTCAAGAAGCAGGTTCTGCGCTTTCCTGTCGCGGGTCTTCCAGCAATTGACGCCGCTCTCTGTCACAGTGATTCTCGCATACTAATCTTCTCTCAACGTTCATTGTTTTAATATAGTATGCAAAATTATCTTCTTGATGTCAATAACATTCCAAGTATGAATGAACCTGAACCTTATAACGCCATGGCTGGGCCGAAGAACTCATAGTGTATTTTATCGGGATTTACCCCCAACTCTTTCAGGTAAGTGATAATGGCCTTCATGAAAGGAACAGGACCACACACATAATAATCAGCTTCAGGTTTTACATGACGGCTCAACAATTCCTTATCGATATACCCTTCCTTCTCAAAATTCGGCAGGTCCTTATCCTCCTCACTCGGATTTTTAAAGACGAAGGATAAATGATAGCTGGCAAGCTTGTGCGTCAGGTCTGTCAATTCCTCTCTAAACGGCTGTAAATTTCCATTACCGGATGCATGAATGAACTGGACATCACGCTCAGGCTTTTGTTCAGCCACCGCATGGACCATGCTCATGAAGGGTGTTATACCAACGCCTCCGCTCAGAAATACTGCAGGTGTTCGTTTTTCCAAGTCGATGGTGAAATCCCCTGCAGGGGCCGTTACGTCTATACTGTCACCCATCTGAATGGATTCATGCAAGTAGTTCGAGACCCTTCCATCAGGAGAGATTCCCGGCTTTTCTTTTTTGACGGAAATCCGGAAGTAATCTTTCCCCGGAACATCAGACAAACTATACTGACGGTTGAATAAATAGCGTTCACCCGGTATCTCGATACGAACGGTAATATATTGTCCAGGAAGAAAAAATGGAACCTTATCGCCATTTGATGGCTTTAAATAAAAGGAAGTGATTACATCACTTTCGCGGACTTTTTCCACCACAGTGAATGGTTTGAAATCTGACCATCCCCCTACCTGATTGGAAGCTTGGTCGTACATTTCCTTTTCGATGCTAATGAATACATCGGCAATGACTCCATAGGCCTCT
It contains:
- a CDS encoding sigma 54-interacting transcriptional regulator; the encoded protein is MIKIKLVVPRKGYITDAFERFEEFNQLEESENNDNGSVKFVLEEVVEDADKIGKLKLDADVIISRGLITKLLKESNESIPIVDIPVQGIDLIRSLYDCKARFGSKKVAVIGALNMIYGVENLSDIVDLPIQSYILNDIESSVSLVDLAARDGCEVVLSGLSTCNYAEEIGLGAILVDTGKESFRQALIEAKRVALVSRREQEKTKRYQTILNYAYEGVIAIDLKRQISVFNTAAQEILSISKGSLIGNSIYDIIKDGKFRNMLLSDNEYEKDIVAYQAIQLSVKKVGIFLKGKKVGDMVAFQDVTRIQEMEGKFFRKIHSRGHVAKYTFDDILYRSSEIKRTIETAQHYSEVDSNILIIGETGTGKEIFAQSIHNHSNRKNNPFVAINCAALPENLLESELFGYAEGAFTGAMKGGKQGYFELAHRGTIFLDEIGEISPKMQSRLLRVLQEREIMRIGDDRVIPVDVRIVSATNKDLMQMVKSNDFREDLYYRLSVLDLVLPPLRERREDIPLLVNAFIQKGHSDQKIKITDTAMKKLSEENWEGNIRQLQNFCERLCALYKDKLIDVYDIEMYFPNRSKKKILSKQAEELDMPPVIHLSERERIVQTLNKVNFNKGKAALELGMSRTTLWRKMKTLSVETN
- a CDS encoding general stress protein, coding for MDKRFIAIYENENEANSAVKNLKEQGYTSDQISVVAKNIDKLPNEAEEVSPAKTDGLVAGAAAGGAVGLTGLLIGMSALAIPGIGPILAAGPIFATFGGAAAGAASGAGGLRKPLLDMGLEEAEVDQYMEGIKSGKILVIADPVLSS
- a CDS encoding glutamate-5-semialdehyde dehydrogenase; this encodes MSEVTAKGKAAKKASYQLIGLTTDKKNEALGKIAKQLVIDKDLLIKENQKDLEEGRKKGFSESTLDRIMLNVNRIDDMAAAIRLLIDLKDPIGEKLETIEKENGLLIKKLRVPIGVIGMIYEARPNVTIDAATLSLKTGNAVLLRGSSSAKYSNMALVSSIHKALENTEIPMEAVQLIEDTSRETAKELFHLNEYLDVLIPRGGKNLIETVIKESTVPVLETGAGNCHIFIDQTAEITMVEKIVLNGKTHRPSVCNAIESLLIHEKWFKENGKRLLAILDEKGIEVYGDEAICSAFPGAKKATEDDWSTEYLALKISVKIVKGVSDAIEHINRYGTKHSEAILTRDEQNATVFLNKVDAAAVYHNASTRFTDGFEFGYGAEIGISTQKLHARGPMGLPALTSSKYFIYGQGQIRE
- the proB gene encoding glutamate 5-kinase; protein product: MEKKRIVVKIGSSSLTNTKGEIDQKKFSDHIQAVAALRKAGHEVVLVSSGAVATGFRKLGYPTRPVTLKGKQAAAAVGQSLLIQSYMEQLGRFGIVPAQILLTRKDFSKKDRYKNAYATLMELLERGILPIINENDTVSVEELTFGDNDMLSALVSGLVHASNLIILTDINGLYDSNPQTNPGAKRFEKLSEVTADLLQMAEGAGSNVGTGGMKSKLIAAQTALSLGVKVFIGSGAGSEKLLTILEGNGDGTYIGNDVMTTVTKNKQWISLHSQVSGKIFVDEGAEKALVSNGSSLLPAGIYEIKGVFNKGDVVEVFGANGLLGRGEVLYSDEELKQAMGKRTTELVITSIEVIHRDKWVKA
- the hmpA gene encoding NO-inducible flavohemoprotein produces the protein MLSQKTIDIIKSTVPVLEVHGTTITTVFYKNLFEAHPELLNVFNHANQKKGRQQNALANTVLAAAKYIDKLETILPAVKQIAQKHRSLAVKAEHYPIVGEHLLGAIKEVLQESATEEILQAWGEAYGVIADVFISIEKEMYDQASNQVGGWSDFKPFTVVEKVRESDVITSFYLKPSNGDKVPFFLPGQYITVRIEIPGERYLFNRQYSLSDVPGKDYFRISVKKEKPGISPDGRVSNYLHESIQMGDSIDVTAPAGDFTIDLEKRTPAVFLSGGVGITPFMSMVHAVAEQKPERDVQFIHASGNGNLQPFREELTDLTHKLASYHLSFVFKNPSEEDKDLPNFEKEGYIDKELLSRHVKPEADYYVCGPVPFMKAIITYLKELGVNPDKIHYEFFGPAMAL